One segment of Sphingomonas qomolangmaensis DNA contains the following:
- the proS gene encoding proline--tRNA ligase, whose amino-acid sequence MIKHALPVTRAQDFARWYQTVIAEADMAEESGVRGCMVIRPWGYGIWERIQRLLDDRIKATGHENCYFPLFIPLSYFEKEAEHVEGFAKEMAVVTHHRLKSVDGKLVVDPDAKLEEPLVVRPTSETVIGAAFSRWIQSWRDLPVLINQWANVVRWEMRTRMFLRTSEFLWQEGHTAHATEAEAREETLKMLEVYRAFAEDCLALPVVAGEKPENERFPGAVATYSIEAMMQDGKALQAGTSHFLGTTFSAAQNIRFQNADGGHELAQTTSWGVSTRMVGGVIMVHGDDDGLRVPPMIAPWQIVIVPMLRDAPEDAEVLAYAKALQADLAKLSALGEPVRALVDAKSAKAQVKRWGWVKKGAPIIVEVGARDVAGGNAAVIRRDRLYQESGKLASAIVPRDELVAEAAAMLEDIQTSLHADARARLEAGIRRGVTEFAQIEAHFAEGERYPGWVEVEWAKPTGAELDAVVERLKKLKLTVRNVPGDAAAADGVCIFTGAPAVERILVARAY is encoded by the coding sequence ATGATCAAGCATGCCCTTCCCGTCACGCGCGCGCAGGATTTCGCGCGTTGGTATCAGACCGTCATCGCCGAGGCCGACATGGCCGAGGAATCGGGGGTGCGCGGCTGCATGGTCATCCGGCCATGGGGCTATGGCATCTGGGAGCGGATCCAGCGCTTGCTCGACGATCGTATCAAGGCGACGGGGCACGAGAATTGCTATTTCCCGCTGTTCATTCCGCTCTCATATTTCGAGAAGGAGGCCGAGCATGTCGAGGGCTTCGCCAAGGAAATGGCGGTCGTCACGCATCACCGGCTGAAATCGGTCGACGGCAAGTTGGTGGTCGATCCCGACGCCAAGCTCGAGGAGCCGCTGGTCGTGCGGCCGACGTCGGAGACGGTGATCGGTGCCGCGTTCAGCCGCTGGATCCAGTCGTGGCGCGACCTGCCGGTGCTGATCAACCAATGGGCCAATGTCGTGCGCTGGGAAATGCGGACGCGGATGTTCCTGCGGACCAGCGAATTCCTGTGGCAGGAAGGCCATACCGCGCACGCGACCGAGGCCGAGGCGCGCGAAGAGACGCTCAAGATGCTCGAAGTCTATCGCGCGTTCGCCGAGGATTGCCTCGCGCTGCCGGTGGTGGCGGGCGAGAAGCCCGAGAATGAGCGCTTCCCCGGCGCGGTCGCGACGTACAGCATCGAGGCGATGATGCAGGACGGCAAGGCGCTGCAGGCGGGGACGTCGCACTTCCTGGGCACGACGTTCTCGGCGGCGCAGAACATCCGCTTCCAGAATGCCGATGGCGGGCACGAGCTGGCGCAGACGACGAGCTGGGGCGTGTCGACGCGGATGGTCGGCGGGGTCATCATGGTCCATGGCGACGATGACGGGCTGCGCGTGCCGCCGATGATCGCGCCGTGGCAGATCGTGATCGTGCCGATGCTGCGCGACGCGCCCGAGGATGCCGAGGTGCTGGCCTATGCCAAGGCGCTGCAGGCCGATCTCGCCAAGCTGTCGGCGCTCGGCGAGCCGGTGCGCGCGCTGGTCGATGCCAAGTCTGCCAAGGCGCAGGTGAAGCGCTGGGGCTGGGTGAAGAAGGGCGCGCCGATCATCGTCGAAGTCGGCGCGCGCGACGTTGCGGGCGGCAACGCCGCAGTGATCCGCCGCGACCGGCTGTACCAGGAAAGCGGCAAGCTTGCCTCGGCGATCGTCCCGCGCGACGAGCTGGTGGCCGAAGCGGCGGCGATGCTCGAGGATATTCAGACATCGCTGCATGCCGACGCGCGTGCGCGGCTCGAGGCGGGCATTCGCCGCGGGGTGACCGAGTTTGCGCAGATCGAGGCGCATTTCGCCGAGGGCGAGCGCTATCCCGGCTGGGTCGAGGTCGAATGGGCCAAGCCGACCGGGGCCGAGCTCGACGCGGTGGTCGAGCGGCTGAAGAAGCTGAAGCTGACGGTGCGCAACGTGCCCGGAGATGCGGCGGCGGCCGACGGGGTGTGCATCTTCACCGGCGCGCCCGCGGTCGAGCGGATCTTGGTGGCGCGGGCGTATTGA
- a CDS encoding ribonuclease R family protein, which yields MRTRPGLPSRQQILDFIANSDTAVGKREIAKAFGLSAQDKIALKALLKDMADEGIIDSAPGRSFHKMGGVPKVTVLRIVDADGDTVWAVPERWEAEGIPAPRLRVRERGGKQAALGPGDRILARTEEAGNGWIAHPMKTLARGEEMVLGVLREEGGRLFLQGVEKKERRDFPVVDRGEAEPGDLVLAEKTGRPPRIVVKVVERLGDPFAPRSFSMIAIHRHGIPNVFSEELLAEAERMAKLPLGDDREDLRHLPIVAIDPADARDHDDAVWAAPDDDPSNEGGWRAIVAIADVSFYVRPGSKLDREARKRGNSVYFPDRVVPMLPEILSADVCSLKEGVDRAALACHLRVGKDGELKDWRFSRAVVRIAANIAYEDAQAAVDALLPPSRLREGSGEGLSPDGELADMPSPSPSREREGDMVPPELVRSTLLPLWDCWRALFAAREKRQPLDLDLPERRIVLDEKGRILSVAPRERLDSMRLIEDYMIAANVAAAKALEKKKAPVMYRIHEPPAREKLVALKDYLKTFELAFALGQVIQPRTFNQVIANLGEADFREEVMQQVLRTQTQAYYGPQNAGHFGLALGSYAHFTSPIRRYADLLVHRSLVDAYKLGEGGLSAEDAGAMERVGEMISGLERRAMEAERETVDRYVAAYLSEHVGEVMEARITGVKNFGFFATVDGVGGDGLVPARDLGREYFRYDEASQRLVGEETGEFYALGMRLPLRLAEANPVSGALRFELVDGKGSASGAQESDGKRGAPRVIRHRGRPANIRHQGKKRR from the coding sequence ATGCGTACACGCCCCGGGCTTCCCAGCCGCCAGCAGATCCTCGATTTCATCGCCAATTCGGACACCGCGGTCGGCAAACGCGAGATCGCCAAGGCGTTCGGCCTGTCGGCGCAGGACAAGATCGCGCTGAAGGCCTTGCTCAAGGACATGGCCGATGAGGGGATCATCGACAGCGCGCCGGGCCGGTCGTTCCACAAGATGGGCGGCGTGCCGAAGGTGACGGTGCTACGGATCGTCGATGCCGATGGCGATACCGTGTGGGCGGTGCCCGAACGCTGGGAGGCTGAGGGTATTCCGGCACCACGGCTTCGCGTGCGCGAACGCGGCGGCAAGCAGGCGGCGCTGGGGCCGGGCGACCGCATCCTGGCGCGCACCGAGGAAGCCGGCAATGGCTGGATCGCGCACCCGATGAAGACGCTGGCGCGCGGCGAGGAAATGGTGCTGGGCGTGCTGCGCGAAGAGGGCGGGCGGCTGTTCCTGCAAGGGGTGGAGAAGAAGGAGCGGCGCGATTTCCCCGTGGTCGATCGCGGCGAGGCCGAGCCTGGCGACCTGGTGCTGGCCGAGAAGACCGGGCGGCCGCCGCGGATCGTTGTGAAGGTGGTGGAGCGGCTGGGTGATCCGTTCGCGCCGCGCAGCTTCTCGATGATCGCGATCCACCGGCACGGGATTCCGAACGTGTTTTCGGAGGAACTGCTGGCCGAGGCCGAGCGGATGGCGAAGCTGCCCCTGGGCGATGACCGCGAGGATTTGCGTCACCTGCCCATCGTCGCGATCGATCCTGCCGATGCGCGCGACCATGACGATGCCGTCTGGGCCGCGCCCGACGACGATCCCTCGAACGAAGGCGGCTGGCGCGCGATCGTCGCGATCGCCGATGTGTCCTTCTATGTCCGCCCCGGATCGAAGCTCGACCGCGAGGCGCGCAAGCGTGGCAATTCGGTATATTTCCCCGATCGGGTGGTACCGATGCTGCCCGAGATCCTGTCGGCGGATGTGTGCTCGCTGAAGGAAGGCGTCGATCGGGCAGCGCTGGCGTGCCATTTGCGGGTGGGCAAGGATGGCGAGCTGAAGGACTGGCGGTTTAGTCGTGCTGTGGTGCGGATCGCGGCGAATATTGCGTATGAGGACGCGCAGGCAGCGGTGGATGCGCTGCTTCCCCCCTCCCGCTTGCGGGAGGGGTCGGGGGAGGGCTTGTCCCCGGACGGCGAACTGGCGGACATGCCCTCCCCTAGCCCCTCCCGCGAGCGGGAGGGGGACATGGTCCCCCCCGAACTCGTCCGTTCGACGCTCCTCCCGCTCTGGGATTGCTGGCGCGCGCTCTTCGCCGCGCGCGAGAAGCGGCAGCCGCTCGATCTCGACCTGCCCGAGCGGCGGATCGTGCTCGATGAAAAGGGGCGGATCCTGTCGGTCGCCCCGCGTGAGCGGCTCGATTCGATGCGGCTGATCGAGGATTACATGATCGCCGCCAATGTCGCGGCGGCCAAGGCGCTCGAGAAGAAGAAAGCCCCGGTGATGTACCGCATTCACGAGCCGCCAGCGCGCGAGAAGCTGGTCGCGCTCAAGGATTATCTCAAGACCTTCGAATTGGCCTTCGCGCTGGGCCAGGTGATCCAGCCGCGCACCTTCAACCAGGTGATCGCCAATCTGGGCGAGGCCGATTTCCGCGAAGAGGTGATGCAGCAGGTGCTGCGGACGCAGACCCAGGCCTATTACGGCCCGCAAAATGCAGGGCATTTCGGGCTGGCGCTGGGCAGCTACGCGCATTTCACCTCGCCGATCCGGCGCTATGCCGATCTGCTGGTCCACCGCTCGCTGGTCGATGCGTACAAGCTGGGCGAGGGCGGGCTGTCGGCTGAGGATGCCGGCGCGATGGAGCGGGTGGGCGAGATGATCTCGGGGCTCGAACGCCGCGCGATGGAGGCCGAGCGCGAGACCGTCGATCGCTATGTCGCGGCATATCTCTCCGAGCATGTCGGCGAGGTGATGGAGGCGCGGATCACTGGCGTGAAGAATTTCGGTTTCTTCGCGACGGTCGACGGCGTCGGCGGCGACGGGCTGGTGCCCGCGCGCGACCTGGGGCGCGAATATTTCCGCTATGACGAAGCGAGCCAGCGGCTGGTGGGCGAGGAAACCGGCGAATTCTATGCGCTGGGGATGCGGTTGCCGCTCAGACTCGCCGAGGCCAATCCGGTGTCGGGCGCGCTTCGCTTCGAACTGGTCGACGGCAAGGGATCGGCGAGCGGCGCGCAGGAGAGCGACGGCAAACGTGGGGCACCGCGGGTGATCCGCCATCGCGGGCGGCCGGCGAACATCCGCCATCAGGGGAAGAAGCGGCGATGA
- a CDS encoding saccharopine dehydrogenase family protein, with protein MTRDFDIIVYGATGYTGRLVAEYLATHYPDRAWAMAGRSLTKLEQVRTEIGATADVPLITANADDPPALAAMCERAQVVVTTVGPYQLHGEALLAACAQTGTGYVDLCGEPAWMRQMIDKYDAAAKASGARILFSCGFDSIPFDLGVWTLQQAAKARFGRPAPRVKCRIRKMQGTFSGGTFASAKATMAAAARDMGILKLMIDPFALTPGFDGPPQPKGMLPEYDAAVGAWVAPFVMAAINTKNVHRTNALLGHAYGTDFVYDEMMIAPGLGDIGKAAAEAIARMNPIGGDKGPAPGEGPTKEAREAGYYDILFIGEIPSGERIEAVVTGDRDPGYGSTSKMIAETALCLIEQPAGGGITTPTALMAAPLRARLEARAGLTFVAS; from the coding sequence ATGACCCGCGACTTCGACATCATCGTCTACGGCGCCACCGGCTATACCGGCAGGCTCGTCGCCGAATATCTTGCCACCCATTATCCCGACCGCGCCTGGGCGATGGCCGGCCGTTCGCTAACCAAGCTCGAACAGGTCCGCACCGAAATCGGTGCCACCGCCGACGTGCCGCTGATCACCGCCAATGCCGACGACCCCCCGGCGCTCGCGGCGATGTGCGAGCGCGCGCAGGTCGTCGTCACCACCGTCGGCCCCTACCAGCTCCACGGCGAAGCATTGCTCGCCGCCTGCGCCCAAACCGGCACCGGCTATGTCGATCTGTGCGGCGAACCCGCCTGGATGCGCCAGATGATCGACAAATATGACGCCGCCGCCAAGGCTTCGGGCGCGCGCATCCTGTTTTCCTGTGGTTTCGATTCGATCCCGTTCGACCTTGGCGTCTGGACGCTGCAACAAGCGGCAAAGGCCAGGTTCGGCCGCCCCGCCCCGCGTGTCAAATGCCGGATCCGCAAGATGCAGGGCACCTTCAGCGGCGGCACCTTCGCCAGCGCCAAGGCGACGATGGCCGCCGCTGCGCGCGACATGGGCATCCTCAAGCTGATGATCGATCCCTTCGCGCTCACGCCTGGGTTCGACGGGCCGCCGCAGCCCAAGGGGATGCTGCCCGAATATGACGCTGCCGTCGGCGCCTGGGTCGCGCCGTTCGTGATGGCGGCGATCAACACCAAGAATGTCCACCGCACCAACGCGCTGCTCGGCCACGCTTATGGCACCGACTTCGTCTATGACGAGATGATGATCGCGCCGGGCCTGGGCGACATCGGCAAGGCAGCCGCCGAGGCGATCGCCAGGATGAACCCGATCGGCGGCGACAAGGGCCCCGCCCCCGGCGAAGGCCCGACCAAGGAAGCGCGCGAGGCTGGGTATTACGACATTCTCTTCATCGGTGAGATACCCAGCGGCGAGCGGATCGAAGCCGTGGTTACCGGCGACCGCGATCCGGGCTATGGATCGACCAGCAAGATGATCGCCGAGACGGCATTGTGCCTGATCGAGCAGCCGGCGGGGGGCGGGATCACCACCCCGACCGCGCTGATGGCAGCGCCGCTCCGCGCGCGGCTCGAGGCAAGAGCGGGCCTGACGTTCGTGGCAAGCTAG
- a CDS encoding ABC transporter transmembrane domain-containing protein, translated as MATSAATLASPPKPPAKKLSSLLIVWRFTRAYPLQLAGAVVALIVAATATLYVPRTFQLVVDNGFAGGTDPASIAPYFHRLLIVVGILALATAGRFYFVSWLAERTVADMRNAVHRNLLRLAPKWFEENRPSEIASRLTADTAIVEQIVGSTVSVALRNVLVGFGGLAYLFALSPKIALYLVVGIPIVILPIMALGARVRRLSRSSQDRVADIGTIASETLGAMKIVQAFGQESREADRFKTAVDRSFVTAKARFATRALMTALVIGLLFGAVTLIIWEAVSDVASGRTTGGSITAFVITAGLVTGSFGALIEVYGDLLRASGAAARLAELLSEQPDIAAPANPVALPNPSVGRVAFDHVTFRYPTRPEVAALADFTLSVESGETVAVVGPSGAGKSTLFQLVQRFYDPDQGKVLVDGVPVIAADPADVRGRIAMVPQETVIFAASARDNLRYGKWEASDEELWRAAADANAADFLRALPEGLDTFLGEGGARLSGGQRQRLAIARALLRDAPILLLDEATSALDAESERLVQDALERLMRDRTTLVIAHRLATVRAAQRIVVMDEGRIVEMGSHAELIARGGLYARLASLQFSEAA; from the coding sequence ATGGCCACCTCCGCCGCGACGCTCGCTTCTCCGCCCAAGCCCCCGGCAAAGAAACTCAGCAGCCTGCTGATCGTCTGGCGCTTCACCAGGGCCTATCCGCTGCAGCTGGCGGGCGCGGTGGTCGCGCTGATCGTCGCCGCGACCGCGACGCTCTATGTGCCGCGCACCTTCCAGCTGGTGGTCGACAACGGCTTTGCCGGCGGCACCGATCCGGCGTCGATCGCGCCCTATTTCCACCGGCTGCTGATAGTGGTGGGCATCCTCGCGCTGGCGACCGCCGGGCGCTTCTATTTCGTCTCATGGCTCGCCGAGCGCACCGTCGCCGACATGCGCAACGCGGTGCATCGCAATCTGCTGCGGCTCGCGCCCAAATGGTTCGAGGAAAACCGCCCCTCCGAAATCGCCTCGCGCCTCACTGCCGATACCGCGATCGTCGAACAGATCGTGGGATCGACGGTGTCGGTGGCGCTGCGCAACGTGCTCGTCGGCTTTGGCGGTCTCGCCTATCTGTTCGCGCTCAGCCCCAAGATCGCGTTGTACCTCGTCGTCGGCATCCCGATCGTCATCCTGCCGATCATGGCCTTGGGCGCGCGGGTGCGGCGCCTGTCGCGGTCGAGCCAGGATCGCGTCGCCGACATCGGCACGATCGCGTCCGAAACCTTGGGCGCGATGAAGATCGTCCAGGCGTTCGGCCAGGAATCGCGCGAAGCCGATCGCTTCAAGACCGCGGTCGATCGCAGCTTTGTCACCGCCAAGGCGCGCTTCGCCACGCGCGCGCTGATGACCGCATTGGTCATTGGCCTATTGTTCGGCGCGGTGACGCTGATCATTTGGGAAGCGGTGAGCGATGTCGCCTCGGGCCGCACCACCGGCGGATCGATCACCGCCTTCGTCATCACCGCGGGGCTGGTGACCGGATCGTTCGGCGCGCTGATCGAAGTCTATGGCGACCTGCTGCGCGCATCGGGCGCGGCGGCGCGGCTCGCCGAACTGCTCTCCGAACAACCCGATATCGCCGCCCCCGCCAACCCGGTGGCGCTGCCGAACCCATCGGTCGGGCGGGTGGCGTTCGACCACGTCACCTTCCGCTACCCCACCCGCCCGGAGGTGGCCGCGCTCGCCGATTTCACTTTGTCGGTCGAAAGCGGCGAGACCGTTGCGGTGGTCGGGCCATCGGGGGCGGGCAAATCGACGTTGTTCCAACTGGTCCAGCGTTTCTACGACCCCGATCAGGGCAAAGTCCTGGTCGATGGCGTGCCGGTCATCGCCGCCGACCCCGCCGATGTGCGCGGGCGGATCGCGATGGTGCCGCAGGAGACGGTGATCTTCGCCGCCTCTGCGCGCGACAATCTGCGCTACGGCAAATGGGAGGCGAGCGACGAGGAATTGTGGCGCGCCGCCGCCGACGCCAACGCCGCCGACTTCCTGCGCGCCTTGCCGGAGGGGCTCGACACCTTCCTCGGCGAAGGCGGCGCGCGGCTGTCGGGCGGTCAGCGCCAGCGGCTCGCGATCGCCCGCGCGCTGCTGCGCGATGCGCCAATCCTGCTGCTCGACGAGGCGACCTCGGCGCTCGATGCCGAAAGCGAACGGCTGGTACAGGACGCGCTCGAACGGCTGATGCGCGACCGCACCACGCTGGTGATCGCGCATCGCCTGGCAACGGTACGCGCGGCGCAGCGGATCGTGGTGATGGACGAAGGCCGCATCGTCGAAATGGGCAGCCACGCGGAGTTGATCGCGCGCGGCGGGCTGTATGCAAGGCTCGCGAGTTTGCAGTTCAGCGAGGCGGCGTAG
- a CDS encoding NAD(P)-dependent alcohol dehydrogenase, translating into MPTPTQGYAAQSADAPLAPFSFERRDPQADDVAIDILHCGVCHSDLHTARGEWAGTQYPCVPGHEIVGRVTAVGGDVSKFAVGDIVGVGCMVDSCGECASCKDGEEQYCETTGFVGTYNGHDPVMGGHTFGGYSDHIVVKQGFVLKITHDEADLAAVAPLLCAGITTYSPLKHWGVGPGQKVGIVGLGGLGHMGVKIAAAMGAEVYVFSTSPNKRDDAKRLGATDLIVSKDEAAMAEHAGSFDFILNTVAASHDLNTFLALLKRDGTMTLVGVPEHPHAALEVGNLVFRRRALAGSLIGGIAETQEMLDFCQQHGIVSDIETIAIGDVNEAYERMVKSDVKYRFVIDIDTLKQAA; encoded by the coding sequence ATGCCAACCCCTACGCAAGGCTATGCCGCGCAGAGCGCCGACGCGCCGCTCGCTCCCTTCAGCTTCGAACGTCGCGATCCGCAGGCCGATGACGTCGCGATCGACATCCTGCATTGCGGCGTCTGCCATTCGGACCTCCACACCGCGCGCGGCGAATGGGCCGGCACGCAATATCCGTGCGTCCCCGGTCATGAGATCGTCGGGCGCGTCACCGCGGTCGGCGGCGACGTCAGCAAGTTCGCGGTCGGCGACATCGTCGGCGTCGGCTGCATGGTCGACAGCTGCGGCGAGTGCGCGTCGTGCAAGGATGGCGAAGAGCAATATTGCGAGACGACGGGCTTCGTCGGCACCTATAACGGTCACGATCCGGTAATGGGTGGCCACACTTTCGGCGGCTATTCGGACCATATCGTCGTCAAGCAAGGCTTCGTGCTCAAGATCACGCATGACGAAGCCGATCTCGCCGCGGTCGCGCCGTTGCTTTGCGCAGGGATCACCACCTATTCGCCGCTCAAGCATTGGGGCGTCGGGCCGGGCCAGAAGGTCGGAATCGTCGGCCTTGGCGGCCTTGGCCATATGGGCGTCAAGATCGCCGCGGCGATGGGCGCCGAGGTCTATGTCTTCTCGACCAGCCCGAACAAACGCGACGACGCCAAGCGTCTTGGCGCGACCGACCTGATCGTGTCGAAGGACGAAGCCGCGATGGCGGAACATGCCGGCAGCTTCGATTTCATCCTCAACACCGTCGCCGCCAGCCACGACCTCAACACCTTCCTCGCGCTGCTCAAGCGCGACGGCACGATGACGCTGGTCGGTGTGCCCGAGCATCCGCATGCGGCGCTCGAAGTCGGCAACCTCGTCTTCCGCCGCCGTGCCCTTGCGGGCTCGCTGATCGGCGGCATCGCCGAGACGCAGGAAATGCTCGATTTCTGCCAGCAGCACGGCATCGTCTCGGACATCGAAACGATCGCGATCGGCGACGTCAACGAAGCGTACGAGCGGATGGTCAAGAGCGACGTGAAATACCGCTTCGTCATCGACATCGATACGCTGAAGCAGGCGGCGTAA
- a CDS encoding polyhydroxyalkanoate depolymerase — translation MLYNAYEMQRSMLASASAMANFGAGLLNNPANPFAYFGGGPMLASALEVFAHASAPRGKPVFGLTHTEIGGKQVAVREEIVARRPFGQLKHFVREGITGGPKLLIVAPMSGHYATLLRGTVERMLPSADIYITDWRDAKQVPLSDGRFDLDDYIDYVIDWLAEIGSAGDPRAHVLAVCQPSVPVYAAVAVMSADQHPHRPLTLSLMGGPIDTREAPTAVNTLATERPHMWFEKNVIATVPMQYPGAGRRVYPGFLQLAGFMTMNLGNHMNSHWELFKHLVKGDDDSADATMAFYDEYRSVCDMTAEFYLQTISVVFQDHSLPLGTMTHRGKLVDPAAITDVGLLAIEGERDDISGLGQTKAALTLATKLPEEHKKYHMAEEVGHYGIFNGSKWRTRIAPVLEEWIATHQG, via the coding sequence ATGCTCTACAACGCCTATGAAATGCAGCGATCGATGCTGGCAAGCGCAAGCGCGATGGCGAATTTCGGGGCGGGGCTGCTCAACAATCCGGCAAACCCGTTCGCCTATTTCGGCGGCGGGCCGATGCTGGCTTCGGCGCTCGAGGTGTTCGCGCATGCATCGGCACCGCGTGGCAAGCCGGTATTCGGGCTGACGCACACCGAGATCGGCGGCAAGCAGGTCGCGGTCCGCGAGGAAATCGTCGCGCGCCGGCCGTTCGGCCAGCTCAAGCATTTCGTCCGCGAGGGCATCACGGGCGGCCCCAAATTGCTGATCGTCGCGCCGATGTCGGGGCATTATGCGACGCTGCTGCGCGGCACGGTCGAGCGGATGCTGCCGAGCGCCGATATCTACATCACCGATTGGCGCGACGCCAAGCAGGTGCCGCTGTCCGACGGCCGCTTCGACCTCGACGACTATATCGATTATGTCATCGACTGGCTGGCCGAAATCGGCAGCGCGGGCGATCCGCGCGCGCATGTGCTCGCGGTGTGCCAGCCCTCGGTGCCGGTCTATGCCGCGGTCGCGGTGATGAGCGCCGACCAGCATCCCCACCGCCCGTTGACGCTGTCGCTGATGGGCGGCCCGATCGACACCCGCGAGGCGCCGACCGCGGTCAATACGCTCGCGACCGAGCGGCCGCATATGTGGTTCGAAAAGAACGTCATCGCGACGGTGCCGATGCAATATCCCGGCGCCGGCCGCCGCGTCTATCCGGGCTTCCTGCAGCTCGCCGGCTTCATGACGATGAACCTCGGCAACCACATGAATTCGCACTGGGAGTTGTTCAAGCACCTGGTGAAGGGCGACGACGACAGCGCCGATGCGACGATGGCGTTCTACGACGAATATCGGTCGGTCTGCGACATGACCGCCGAATTCTACCTCCAGACGATTTCGGTGGTGTTCCAGGATCATTCGCTGCCGCTGGGGACGATGACGCATCGCGGCAAGCTGGTCGATCCGGCGGCGATCACCGACGTCGGATTGCTGGCGATCGAGGGCGAGCGCGACGATATTTCGGGGCTGGGCCAGACCAAGGCGGCGCTGACGCTGGCGACCAAGCTGCCCGAGGAACACAAGAAGTATCACATGGCCGAGGAAGTCGGTCATTACGGCATCTTCAACGGGTCGAAATGGCGGACGCGGATCGCGCCGGTGCTCGAGGAATGGATCGCGACGCACCAGGGATAG
- a CDS encoding pyridoxamine 5'-phosphate oxidase family protein, with translation MQAKQEEDTAIRDRMWKEMAKSPFVMIGLVGSHQHSEPMTAQLDPDANGEFWFYCNKDNRIAGGGEAMAQFVSKGHDVFACIHGTLTTETRPEIFDKYWSKQTEAWFEGGKQDPNIMMLRFDLKDAEIWEGDQSLSGKLKMLTGQTIKPSEAGSHAEVAL, from the coding sequence ATGCAGGCCAAGCAGGAAGAAGACACCGCGATCCGCGACCGGATGTGGAAGGAAATGGCCAAGAGCCCGTTCGTGATGATCGGCCTGGTCGGCAGCCACCAGCATAGCGAGCCGATGACCGCCCAGCTCGACCCCGACGCCAACGGCGAATTCTGGTTCTATTGCAACAAGGACAACCGCATCGCGGGCGGCGGCGAGGCGATGGCGCAGTTCGTGTCGAAGGGGCATGACGTGTTCGCCTGCATCCACGGCACGCTCACCACCGAGACGCGCCCCGAGATCTTTGACAAATATTGGTCGAAGCAGACCGAGGCCTGGTTCGAAGGCGGCAAGCAGGACCCCAACATCATGATGCTGCGGTTCGATCTGAAGGACGCCGAAATCTGGGAGGGCGATCAGTCGCTGTCGGGCAAGCTCAAGATGTTGACTGGCCAGACGATCAAGCCGAGCGAAGCCGGCAGCCACGCCGAAGTGGCGCTCTAA
- a CDS encoding DMT family transporter, with protein MPANRILTGISLRLLAALSLSVMFALGKIAEQRGAHLVEIVFWRQAAMLPVVVAVVMAGPGLASLRTDKPRAHFWRMIVGLSGMTFNFAAVTMLPLAESTTFGFSVPIFATILSALVLAEPVGRHRWGAVIIGFTGVLIVLQPGSSHVPLAGAGVALTGAVFTASVTIMIRQLGATERATTTVFWFAASSLVPMGIALPFFIGPHDLLTWGLMAATGLAGGIAQLALTGALRAAPVAVVLPMDYSSLIWATILGWLLFGALPTPWTWIGAPIVIASGLYIVWREQRLARAINNAPAV; from the coding sequence ATGCCCGCCAACCGCATCCTCACCGGCATTTCGCTTCGGCTGCTCGCGGCGCTGTCGCTGTCGGTGATGTTCGCGCTCGGCAAGATCGCCGAGCAGCGCGGCGCGCATCTGGTCGAAATCGTGTTCTGGCGCCAGGCGGCGATGCTGCCGGTGGTGGTCGCGGTGGTGATGGCGGGCCCCGGGCTCGCGTCGCTGCGCACCGACAAGCCGCGCGCGCATTTCTGGCGGATGATCGTCGGGCTGTCGGGGATGACCTTCAACTTCGCCGCGGTCACGATGCTGCCGCTCGCCGAATCAACCACCTTCGGCTTTTCGGTGCCGATCTTCGCGACGATCCTGTCGGCGCTGGTGCTCGCCGAGCCCGTCGGGCGGCACCGCTGGGGCGCGGTGATCATCGGCTTCACCGGCGTGCTGATCGTGCTCCAGCCGGGCAGCAGCCATGTGCCGCTCGCCGGCGCCGGCGTCGCGCTCACCGGCGCGGTGTTCACCGCCAGCGTGACGATCATGATCCGCCAATTGGGCGCGACCGAGCGCGCGACGACGACGGTATTCTGGTTCGCCGCCTCGTCGCTGGTGCCGATGGGGATCGCGCTGCCCTTCTTCATCGGGCCGCACGATCTGCTGACCTGGGGGCTGATGGCGGCGACCGGGCTGGCGGGCGGCATCGCCCAGCTCGCGCTCACCGGCGCGCTACGCGCCGCGCCTGTCGCTGTCGTGCTGCCGATGGACTATTCGAGCCTGATCTGGGCGACGATCCTCGGCTGGCTGTTGTTCGGCGCGCTACCCACCCCCTGGACGTGGATCGGCGCACCGATCGTCATCGCCAGCGGGCTATACATCGTCTGGCGCGAGCAGCGGCTGGCCCGCGCGATCAACAACGCGCCCGCCGTATAG